GACGCCTTCCTGAACGAGGAGTGCGACGTTATCGTGGCCACCATTGCCTTCGGCATGGGCATCGACAAGCCCGACGTGCGCTTTGTGGTGCACTACGACGCGCCCAAATCCATTGAGGGCTACTACCAGGAAACCGGCCGCGGCGGCCGCGACGGCCTGGAAGGCAACTGCCTGATGTTCTACAGCTACGACGACATTCTGAAGCTGGAGAAGTTCAGCAAGGACAAGCCGGTGACCGAGCGCGACAACGCCCACCAGCTGCTGGCCGAAATGACGAACTACGCCGAGTCGTCGGTGTGCCGGCGCCGGCAGCTGCTGCACTATTTCGGCGAGGTGCTGGAGAAAGACTGCGGCTTCTGCGACAACTGCAAGCACCCCAAGGAGCGGTTTGAGGGCGAAGCGGCCGTGGGCCTGGCCCTGCGCGCCGTGGTGCAAACGGAGGCCCGCTTCAACCTGACGCACATCGGCCAGGTGCTGCTGGGGCTCAGCAACCCGCACATTGAGAGCTACGCCCACAACGCGCTGCCGGTGTACGGCCAGGGCAAGGAGCTGGGCGACGCGCAGTTCTGGCACTCGGTGCTGCGCCAGTGCCTGCTCAACGGCTTCCTGGAAAAGGACATCGACAGCCTGGGCCTGGTGCGCATCACCGACAAGGGCATGGACTTCATCGAGAACCCGTACTCCATCACGCTGACGCGCGACCACAACTTCGACGCCGAGCAGAAGGCCGACGAGGAAAAAGAGGAAGTGCAGCAGGCCGCCGGCCACGACGAAGCCCTGTTCACCCAGCTCAAGGAGCTGCGCAAGCAGGTGGCCAAGCAGAAGAACCTGCCGCCTTACGTCCTCTTCCAGGACCCAAGCCTGAAGGAGATGGCCACCACCTACCCCACCACCCTGCACGACCTCACGCACGTGTCGGGCGTGGGCCAGGGCAAGGCCCAGAAGTTTGGCGCGCCGTTCGTGGCCGCCATCAAGAAGTACGTGGAAGACAACGACATCGAAACCGCGGAAGACGTGGTGGTGAAGTCGGCCGTGAACCGCTCAAAAATCAAAATCTACATCATCCAGCAAATCGACAAGAAGATGATGCTGGAGGACGTGGCCTCGTCGAAGGGCATTTCGATGACGGAACTGATGGAGGAAATCGAGCACATCTGCTACTCCGGCACCCGCCTGAACCTGGATTACTACCTGAACGAAATGGTGGAGGAAGACCGCCAGGACGAGATTTACGACTACTTCATGTCGGCCACTACCGACAACATTGCCGTGGCCATGAAGGAAATGGGCGACGAGTTCAGCGAAGAAGAGCTGCGGCTGGTGCGCATCAAGTTCATCAGCGAAGTGGCCAACTAATCGGAGCTGGCATCCACGGAAGCCGCCCCAACGAAGCAACCTCACGCAAGAGGTTGTTTCGTTGGGGCGGCTTTTTGGTGCACGTCTGTCATCCTGAGCGCAGCGAAGGACCTTATCACCGAAGAACAATTTACTGTAGTCCAGACGGTGCGAGCGTGATAAGGTCCTTCGCTGCGCTCAGGATGACAGGCGCCCATAAACGACCTGCTGAAATCAACCGCCTGTTAACTTGCCAGACATTTTAACTTTTCTGCTTTAAAGTATGACGACTTCTTTTTCTTGCCGGGCGGTTCTGCGCGGCGCACTGGCGCTGCTCTCCATGAGCGCGCTTGAGGCCCACGCCGGCGGCCCGCCCGCGGCCCCCAAAGCGCCCGCCAACCCGCTGATGCCGGCTTTCAACCAGCCCATTGCGTTCAGCAAGGCTACCAAGGCCGATGTGCAGCAGGCCACCACCCTGGCCATTGCCAACACCAAAACGGCCCTGACGGCCATTTACAGCGTGCCGGCCGGCAAGCGCACCTTCGCCAATACCATGCTGCCGCTGGATGCCATGAGCGACAACTTTGGCAGCGTGGCCGGCCCCATCAGCATCTTGTTCAACGCCAGCCCCGATTCGGCGGTGCGCAACCAGGCCGAGCGCAGCCTGGCCCTTATCAGCAAGTATGGCAACGAGCTGGAGCTGGATGAAAAGCTCTACCGGGCCGTGAAGGACTACTCGAAAACCAAGGAGGCCATGGCCCTGACCGGCCCGCGCAAGAAGTTCCTGACCGAAACCGTGGACGAATACGAGCGCAACGGCTTCGCGCTGACGCCCGAGAAGCGCCAGGAACTGCAAAAGCTCAACGACAAAATTGCCGACCTGAGCCTGGCCTTTGGGGCCAACATTGCCAAAGACCGGAGCTTTTTGCTGGTGAGCGAGGCCGACATGAAAGGCTTGCCCGACGATTACGTCAAGAGCCGCCCGCGCGAGGGCGCGATGTACCGCATCAACGTGGACGGGCCTTCCTACACCACGTTCATGAAGTACGCGGAGTCGGAACCCATGCGCAAGCAGCTCTACACGCTCTACAACAACCGCGCGGCCGAAGCCAATCTGCCCGTGCTGAAGCAGCTGCTCATTGAGCGCCAGAAAAAAGCCCAGCTGCTGGGCTACAAAACCTACGCGGCCTACCAAACCAGCAGCCGCATGGTGAAAAACCCCGAAACCGTGTGGGCCTTCGAAACCAAGCTGGTGGACCGGGTGAAGGTGAAAAGCCAGCAGGACCTCGACGAGCTGCTGGCCGTGAAGCGCGCCTACCTGAAGGACGTGAACGTGAAGACGATAGCGCCCTGGGAAACGTCTTTCTACAGCAACTTGCTGATGCAGAACAAGTACCAGGTCGACGCGGAGAAAGTGAAGGAGTACTTCGAGGTGAACCATGTGGTGGATGGCCTCTTCAACACCACGCAGCAGCTGTTTGCCTTGAAGTTCAACGAGGTGAAAAACCCCTCAGTGTGGCACAAAGACGCGCGCATGTTTGAGGTGCAGCGCGACGGCAAGCTCATCGGGCGCTTCTACATCGACCTGTACCCGCGCGACAACAAGTACACCCACGCGGCTTGCTTTGGCGTGCAGTCGGGCCGCGCCACGGCCAAAGGCTACCAACTGCCCACGGCCGTGCTGCTCTGCAACTTCAACGCGCCCACGGCCGGCAAGCCGGCCCTGATGAGCCACAGCCAGGTGGTGACCTTCTTCCACGAGTTTGGCCACGTGATGCACAACCTGCTGACCACGGCCGAGTTGTCGGCGCAGTCGGGCACCAGCGTGAAGCGCGACTTCGTGGAAGCTCCTTCGCAAATCCTGGAAAACTGGGCCTGGAACTACGACGCCCTTAAAACTTTCGCCAAACACTACCAGACCGGCGAGGTGCTGCCCAAGCCGCTGTACGACAAGATGTGGACGGCCCGCAACGTGGGCTCGGGCCTGGCCGCCTCGCAGCAAATTCTATACGGCACACTGGACATGACTTTGCACGACCGTTTCGACCCGAACGGCACCGAGACGACTACCGACGTGCTCAAAAAGCTGCAAAACCAGATTACGCCCTTCGCCTACCTCGACGGCACCAACATGCAGGCCGCTTTCGGGCACCTCACGGGCTACGGCGCGGGCTACTACGGCTACATGTGGTCGAAGGTGTACGCCGAGGACATGTTCTCGGTGTTTGAGAAAAACGGCATCATGGACAGCAAAACCGGCCTGCGCTACCGCGACTACATCCTGGCCAAAGGCGGTACCGACGAGGAATACACCCTGGTGAAAAACTTCCTGGGCCGCGAGCCCAACCAGGACGCCTTCTTCAAGTCGCTGGGGCTGTAAAGGACCGACGAAGGCACGCTTCCAAACAAAAAAGGCCGCTTCCCCAAGCGGCCTTTTTTGTTTCCGGCTGCGAAGCCTGTCGAACTCTGGCCCCGGCGCCGCGTATGGCCTAAGTGCCTAGCGTGCTGCCTGGCAAATACTTAGCGAACTATATATGTGGGTTGTATTTGCGTTGCTGGCGGCGTTGGTGTCGGCTACTGTGGTCACCTTGTCGAAAGCAGGCATCAAAAACGTACCGCCCAGCCTGGCGTTTGCCATTCAGGCCGTGCTGATAATCATTGTGTCGTGGGGCACGGTGCTGTGGGAAAACCTGCTGCCCGACCTGGGCAAAATTGAGCGCAAAAGCTGGATGTTCCTCATTGCAGCCGGTATCCTCACGGCCGCGTCCTCCCTCCTGTCCTTTCGGGCCCTGTCCATCGGCGATGCCTCGCGCGTCTCGCCGCTCACCAACGTGGCCCTGGTGTTTTCGGTAACCTTAGCCGCCATTTTCCTGAAGGAGAAACTCACGTGGCAGGTGATGCTCGGCGCCGGGCTCATGGCCAGCGGGGCGCTGCTCATCGCCTTCGCCAAGCCAACTGAGAAGCCCGAGGATGCCAGCAAAAAAAATGGTCGTCCCGAGACCGGGACGACCATCTACGAATCGAAGCCAGCGGCTTAGCCCAATAGCTTACGGCGCCTGCACCAGCAGGCGGGCCGTGGCCACGGGGCGACCCTGGGCCAGCACGCGCACGGCGTAGAGGCCGGGCGCCAGCCCGGCCGGCAGGGCCACGGCCAGCTCGCCCCCCACGGGTTCGGCGGCCACCGCCGCCACGGCGCGGCCCAGCGCGTCGAGCAGCTGCACCCGCGCGGCCCCGCCCAGCGGCCGGGCCAGCGCCAGCCGCACCGTGCCGCCCGGCGCGGCCGGCTGCGGGTAGAGCACCACGGCCCCGGCCGGGACCGCGCCTGGGCGAACAGCCGACACCACGGGCACGAACTGGCTGCGGCAGGGCCGCTCGAAATAGGCCAGCCACGCCGGCTGGGCCAGCAGCTGGCCGCTCGGGCTGCGCTGCTGGCCCCGGCCGCTGACCACAATCGTGCTGTCGCCGGGCAGCAGCTGCCAGCTTTGGGGCAGGGCCGCGGTCAGCGCCTGCGAGCAGTAGGTGTCGCGTTGGGTCAGGCGGCCCTGCGCGCTCAGGTGCAGCACCTCGAACTCATTCGGTGCCGGGCGCGGCCGGGCGGCGTAGGTGAGCACGCGCAGGCTGCCGTCGGCCGCTTCCTGTACCTGGGCCGTGAACCGGTCGGTGTCGGTGAAGCCGCCCATCGGCAGCGGCGCCTCCAACAGCGTGCGCCACACCACGCGCAGGGCCGTGTCGAGCCGGGCCACGAAGCCGTGGGTGCGCGCCCGCCCGCCCAGCGAATCCAGCTGCGCCTGGCCCGACACGACGTAGCCGCTGCCGTCGCGCAGGCGCAGGGCCCCGGCCGAGGCAAACATCTGCACGAAGGCGGCGCGGCCGAAGGGCTCTATCCAGCGTGCGCGCCGGGGCTGCCCGCCCGAGTCGACCTCGAGGGCGTAGAGCTGGTAGTTGACCGAGTCGCGCTGGGCGTCGCCCAGCAGGAGCCAGCCCCGGCGCGGCGCTTCCACGATGCGCCGCAGGTAGGCGTAGGCCACGGCGGCGGGAAACTGCGCCCCGAGGCGGATGACGGGGTTGAGGTAGTTGCGCTGCCAGCGCAGCACGCCGGCCGTGTCAAGGCACACCAGCGAGAAGTGCGTGGAAACCGGCGTTTGGCCCGTGCCGCTGTTGTCGCCCAAGCCGGCGATGTAGTAGCGCCCATCGCGCGTGGCCGCATGCTGGCCTGCGTGGTCTGTTCGCACCGAAGGGGCCTTGCGCGTGCGCACCGTGTCACCGTTTCCTGTTACCCAGCTGTAGAGCCCCGTGACTCCGATTCGGTTGTTGGCTGGCTGTGTACCATAGGCAAAAAAACCGTTGCGCCAGGGAATACCCACCCAACCCCCAGCGGCATTGTTGAAGCTGCGTTGCCAGAGCAGTTGCCCTTGCAATGTATACTTCGCCCAATAGCTTATGACCGAACCGCTAGCTGAAACAGTTATTGCTTTACCATCAGTTATAAAATTCCTATACTGGCTGCTCACGTTCGTGGAATTGGGATTGCCAAATAAGTCCGTGCGCTCCCAACTGCCTATTGCTTGCCCGCAAAGCTGCAACGGCCCGGCTACCAGTAGTAATAGCCACAGCCCGTATACCCATGCCGTTTTCATGATTAATCCGTTTAACGGACCGGTTTGTTCTCACACGTTGAGACAAGCCAGCCCTGGTTTTTACCGATTAATCAACACTTTCTGCGTGGTGGTGGGCATGCCGTCCACCAGCAGCGTGGCGGCGTACTGCCCCGGCCGCAGGCCCAGCACGTCCAGGTCGGCTTCATAGCGGCCCTGCTGGTTCGCGGGCAAGAGCTTTTCCAGCATTACGCGCCCGGTCAGCAAATCGGTCAGGCGCACGCGCACCGTTTGCGTGGCAGTTCCCGCGGTGGCTTCCACGTGCAGGCGGTCGGTCGCGGGATTAGGGTAGAGGGCGCGCACCGCGCCCTGGCTTGTGGCAGCGGTTTGCGTCCCCGCAGCTTGCGGCCGCGCCGCAGCCGGGCGCAGGCCCGCGCGGGGGTAGAGGTAGTTGAACCACAGCGCCGCCATCTCGGCGGCTCCGCCCGGCGTGCGGGCCACCCGGCGCAGAGCAGCGCTGTCGAGGGCCGTTACCTTGCGGGCGGGCCAGGCGCCGGCCTTGCTGACGCGGCCCACCACGTCGAATAGCGCCAGCCGGGCCTCGGCGGCCGGGTAGCCGGCCACCCGGCCGGCCAATTGGGCGCGCAGCCGGGCCGTGGCCAGCGGTCGGCCGGCGCGGCGGTATTGCTCCAGCAGGTCGAAGCCCAGCCCAAAAAAGGCGTCGGGGTTGGCTGCGGCCAGCGTGCCCACGTAGGTTTCCAGGGTGGCGGTGTCGGGCTGTTGCGCCAGCAGCCACTGCCGGATGGCGGCCTGGTAGCGGCCCAGCCGGGGAGCGGGCGCCGCTTGGCGCCGGAGCGTGTCCATCAGCGCCTGCATGTACGCCGTTGCGTTGGCACCCCGCGCCTGCGCCCCGGTGGCAACGCCCTGCGTGGCCTGGCACAGCGTGCCCGGGCCCGTACCCAATGGAAAGGAACTGGTGGTACTGATAACAGAGCCTGTTGGGTTAAAGACGTTTGGGTCTCCATCTGTCACAGCAGTAGCCTGTTCATCAACGGAACCTTGGTAGCGGTAATAAACAAAACTCTTTCCTGCGTTGCGATTCATCAGAGAATGGTCGCCATTCAGGTAGTTGGCAAATTTATTTCCCTGGGGTTGATTAGGGTTGCCCTGTTGATTCAGGTAAGCGTCGTTTTCGATTAATATGGCGGATGAGGTGCTGGCATTGGAGCCGCTAAAATCGTTGCAGGCAATGGTGAAGTCCACGGTGTAGCCAAGGTTGGGCCGGATGCGGATGCCGTGCCAGCAATTTTGAAACACGTTGCCGGCGAGGTCACCACCGCCTTCGCTTAGGCTGAGGCCGAAAGTGAGGTTCTGCAAAGTCAGGTTGGCAAAGCCTTTGTAGGCCTGATTAAGCATGATTCCCGTTTGGGCTTTCGAGGCAGTGGCGGTGTCGTAGGCGGCAATGACGCCACCGCCAATGCTAACCGTCGCGTAGGGCGCATTCGTGATGGGCATGTTGGCGCTGTTGCCGACGATGCCGTACATCGGGTCAGTCCCCTGGGTCCACGTTGTTTGGTAGTTGCGGTTATTGATGGTGCCCGTGTTCATGTCGATGGCCGTGTGCGTGGGAAAATTCCACAGCGCACCCACGTCGTCGAGCCACACGCCGGCCCGCACGGCGCGGGTGATGCTCAGCCCCCCGTCGAAACGCAGCGGCGCTTGAAACGGGCTGTTGGCCACCAGCCCGTAAATGGCGCCTTCGATGAGGATGTTTTTCAGGGCCACGCCGTTCGTGCCGGGGTTGCCCGGGGCCAC
This DNA window, taken from Hymenobacter sp. 5317J-9, encodes the following:
- the recQ gene encoding DNA helicase RecQ, which gives rise to MSTVALQESPVLTADLKHTLKEVFGYGQFRGTQEAVIQNILAGRNTFVIMPTGAGKSLCYQLPALVLPGTAIVISPLIALMKNQVDQLGAFGVNAQVYNSTLTKTEMNRVKKDVMNGDVRLLYVAPESLTKDDTIEFLLKSTISFVAIDEAHCISEWGHDFRPEYRKIRGIIDNLGGNVPIIALTATATPKVQLDIQKNLQMDDASVFKTSFNRTNLYYEVRAKHNTKKQLIQYVKQHKGKAGIIYCLSRKKVEEIAELLRVNDVRARPYHAGLDQQTRIDNQDAFLNEECDVIVATIAFGMGIDKPDVRFVVHYDAPKSIEGYYQETGRGGRDGLEGNCLMFYSYDDILKLEKFSKDKPVTERDNAHQLLAEMTNYAESSVCRRRQLLHYFGEVLEKDCGFCDNCKHPKERFEGEAAVGLALRAVVQTEARFNLTHIGQVLLGLSNPHIESYAHNALPVYGQGKELGDAQFWHSVLRQCLLNGFLEKDIDSLGLVRITDKGMDFIENPYSITLTRDHNFDAEQKADEEKEEVQQAAGHDEALFTQLKELRKQVAKQKNLPPYVLFQDPSLKEMATTYPTTLHDLTHVSGVGQGKAQKFGAPFVAAIKKYVEDNDIETAEDVVVKSAVNRSKIKIYIIQQIDKKMMLEDVASSKGISMTELMEEIEHICYSGTRLNLDYYLNEMVEEDRQDEIYDYFMSATTDNIAVAMKEMGDEFSEEELRLVRIKFISEVAN
- a CDS encoding M3 family metallopeptidase — translated: MTTSFSCRAVLRGALALLSMSALEAHAGGPPAAPKAPANPLMPAFNQPIAFSKATKADVQQATTLAIANTKTALTAIYSVPAGKRTFANTMLPLDAMSDNFGSVAGPISILFNASPDSAVRNQAERSLALISKYGNELELDEKLYRAVKDYSKTKEAMALTGPRKKFLTETVDEYERNGFALTPEKRQELQKLNDKIADLSLAFGANIAKDRSFLLVSEADMKGLPDDYVKSRPREGAMYRINVDGPSYTTFMKYAESEPMRKQLYTLYNNRAAEANLPVLKQLLIERQKKAQLLGYKTYAAYQTSSRMVKNPETVWAFETKLVDRVKVKSQQDLDELLAVKRAYLKDVNVKTIAPWETSFYSNLLMQNKYQVDAEKVKEYFEVNHVVDGLFNTTQQLFALKFNEVKNPSVWHKDARMFEVQRDGKLIGRFYIDLYPRDNKYTHAACFGVQSGRATAKGYQLPTAVLLCNFNAPTAGKPALMSHSQVVTFFHEFGHVMHNLLTTAELSAQSGTSVKRDFVEAPSQILENWAWNYDALKTFAKHYQTGEVLPKPLYDKMWTARNVGSGLAASQQILYGTLDMTLHDRFDPNGTETTTDVLKKLQNQITPFAYLDGTNMQAAFGHLTGYGAGYYGYMWSKVYAEDMFSVFEKNGIMDSKTGLRYRDYILAKGGTDEEYTLVKNFLGREPNQDAFFKSLGL
- a CDS encoding EamA family transporter, producing the protein MWVVFALLAALVSATVVTLSKAGIKNVPPSLAFAIQAVLIIIVSWGTVLWENLLPDLGKIERKSWMFLIAAGILTAASSLLSFRALSIGDASRVSPLTNVALVFSVTLAAIFLKEKLTWQVMLGAGLMASGALLIAFAKPTEKPEDASKKNGRPETGTTIYESKPAA